The genomic window CGCTCGAAGGATTCCTGCCACTCGCGCGGCATGTCCACCGGTGTCCAGTAGCGGTCGGGAATCGGCATGCCTGGTTGTGGGGCTGCCGGCAGTTCGATGTCTGCGATCACGACACCGGCACCCTCGGCGAGGCTGCGACTTCCCTTCACGCCGCCCTGCGAGTCCACGATGCAGGCCTCACCGAGGTAGCTCGAGTCATACGGGACATCCGGCAGCTCCGGGCTGAAGAATCCGGCGAACGGTCCGGCGTGGGATCCGTGGATCACGGGCACGCCGAGCATGCGCGCAAGGTCCACCGGAGCCTGTTTCAGCATCGCCAGATTCGTGGCACGCAACGGATGATCCGCCGGTGCGTCGTCGGGGAGCGTCCACCAGCACGAGCCGCCAACGGCAAGACGTACCTTGTTTACGAGGCGTCTTGCAGTCTGGCTGCGAATCAGTTCCCAGCACAGCGCCACGCCGACCGGACCGATCGGGGTGTCGAGCACGCCGTCGTCATCACCGCCGACATTTACACAATTCTCCCAGTAGGTCGGCAGATCCTTGTCATGGCGTTGCATCTGCCCGTCCGGATGCACGAGCAGAAAGCTGTTGAAAACCTTG from Chromatiales bacterium includes these protein-coding regions:
- a CDS encoding carbon-nitrogen hydrolase family protein; the encoded protein is MRRRSFNQILASAIAAALAPGIAHGKTPTQLRAAAIQMQPKLADVEANLAQAEQLIHEAQHRGADWIVLPEMFTTAAAFHTDMIRAIRPIDGAPAQLLRRMARAGHCTIGASFLAVDRGKVFNSFLLVHPDGQMQRHDKDLPTYWENCVNVGGDDDGVLDTPIGPVGVALCWELIRSQTARRLVNKVRLAVGGSCWWTLPDDAPADHPLRATNLAMLKQAPVDLARMLGVPVIHGSHAGPFAGFFSPELPDVPYDSSYLGEACIVDSQGGVKGSRSLAEGAGVVIADIELPAAPQPGMPIPDRYWTPVDMPREWQESFERWFETGGDYYREVTEHYLASGEIPEYLPPYMR